One window of Trinickia caryophylli genomic DNA carries:
- a CDS encoding PhzF family phenazine biosynthesis protein, translating into MKLPIYQIDAFADSVFKGNYAAVVPLDAWLPGALMQAIATENNLSETAFLVRNATGVFDIRWFSPITEIAFCGHATLASAFVLFQRQPELQRIDFHAPAVGSFTVHRRAQGLIEMDFPQRPVERVSEVPEEIARGLSIAPREVFVNQQAYIAVYDDEEQVRAVVPHLPVIARLSPRDVAVTAPGNSHDFVSRYFWPASGGDEDPVTGSIHTALAPLWAARLGKTKLLALQASKRGGVLHCEVDAGRVRISGHAVQYLAGTIDVPDA; encoded by the coding sequence ATGAAACTTCCGATCTACCAAATCGACGCCTTTGCAGACAGCGTCTTCAAAGGGAACTACGCAGCGGTGGTTCCGCTCGACGCATGGCTGCCGGGGGCGTTGATGCAAGCGATCGCAACCGAGAACAATCTGTCCGAAACGGCGTTTCTCGTGCGCAATGCGACGGGCGTATTCGACATCCGCTGGTTCTCGCCGATCACCGAAATTGCGTTTTGCGGACACGCCACGCTCGCCAGTGCCTTCGTGCTCTTCCAACGGCAGCCTGAACTTCAGCGGATCGACTTTCACGCGCCAGCCGTCGGCTCGTTCACGGTCCACCGCCGAGCGCAAGGGCTGATCGAAATGGACTTTCCGCAACGGCCCGTCGAGCGCGTCAGCGAAGTCCCCGAGGAAATCGCGCGCGGGCTATCCATTGCCCCCCGCGAAGTGTTCGTGAATCAGCAGGCTTATATCGCGGTGTACGACGACGAGGAACAAGTGCGCGCCGTCGTTCCCCATCTGCCGGTCATTGCGCGGCTCAGCCCGCGCGACGTTGCGGTGACCGCCCCGGGTAACAGCCACGATTTCGTTTCGCGCTATTTCTGGCCCGCGAGCGGCGGCGACGAAGATCCGGTAACCGGCTCGATCCATACCGCACTCGCGCCGCTGTGGGCCGCGCGGCTCGGCAAGACGAAGTTGCTGGCACTCCAGGCTTCGAAACGCGGCGGTGTTCTCCATTGCGAAGTCGATGCCGGCCGCGTACGTATTTCAGGCCATGCCGTCCAGTATCTGGCGGGCACAATCGACGTTCCTGACGCGTGA
- a CDS encoding DinB family protein produces the protein MACEPYSKLIAVKRWADRGLCDAVTANLDRMTAEDGSLMLRVLDHIHVVDRIFQHHLQGRPHDFRAARSERMPALEALSEGIKRIDDWYASYVEGLSERDLDETVDFVFTSGKPARMQRSEIILHVCLHGTYHRGNAGALLQLRGLTPSRDAITDFLEDAA, from the coding sequence AAACGATGGGCCGATCGCGGTCTTTGTGATGCCGTCACCGCGAATCTAGACCGGATGACGGCCGAAGATGGCTCGCTCATGCTTCGTGTCCTCGATCACATTCATGTGGTCGATAGAATCTTCCAGCATCATTTGCAAGGGCGGCCGCACGATTTTCGCGCCGCGCGATCCGAGCGCATGCCGGCACTCGAGGCGCTGAGCGAGGGCATAAAGCGAATTGACGACTGGTACGCCTCGTATGTCGAAGGCCTGAGCGAGCGGGACCTCGACGAGACGGTCGATTTCGTTTTCACGAGTGGAAAGCCCGCACGTATGCAACGAAGCGAAATCATCCTGCATGTTTGCCTGCATGGCACTTACCATCGCGGGAATGCCGGTGCCTTGCTCCAGTTGAGAGGGCTCACGCCCAGCCGAGATGCAATCACGGATTTTCTGGAGGATGCGGCCTGA